From a single Toxoplasma gondii ME49 chromosome II, whole genome shotgun sequence genomic region:
- a CDS encoding hypothetical protein (encoded by transcript TGME49_298080), whose translation MSLACAWYGCGYGCGYGCGYGCGNGCGNGCVSGSQSGPSAEGKRGGEVLIRRLVLILRLVSVLHLYSTHLLSSARTVPL comes from the coding sequence ATGTCTTTAGCGTGCGCTTGGTACGGGTGCGGTTACGGGTGCGGTTACGGGTGCGGGTACGGGTGCGGGAACGGGTGCGGGAACGGGTGCGTCTCCGGTTCTCAGTCGGGCCCGTCCGCCGAGGGCAAAAGGGGGGGAGAGGTGTTGATTCGTCGTTTGGTGTTGATTCTTCGTTTGGTGTCGGTCCTTCACTTGTATTCCACTCACTTACTTTCAAGCGCACGAACAGTTCCACTTTGA